GCGGTGAAGATAATTGAGACTAACGATGCCGATACGAGATTGTAACCGAAGAGTCCACTGACATGCCATAAGAAAAGCACACCCCCCGGCGGATGGGTGCGCGTGTGTCCTGAAAGTGTATCAAACAGTTCCGGTTTGCTATAATCCTTGAGAAACCTGCGGATGCCGAGTTCGTCAACGCGCGGCACATCGCCATAATACTCCAACGATGTACGTGTATACGGTTCCAAAAGCGTTAAGATCCGTGTCTTCTCACCATCGCGTTCAATCTCTCGGTATCCATCAATTTGGGCAACGCTAATATGAATCGCGAGGAAGCAAGCGAACGCTATCCAGATTAAGCGTCGCTCAGACGTATCCGAAAGCAGGTATCTATGGCAGAGATAGAGAAAACCGATACACACCACAAGGGCAGGCAATATCCACAAACTCAAGTCGAAACTCGGTTGGGCATAAAGAGGGACAATGTGCCTGTTGAACCCCACCGCACCGAGGTCGAGACCTGTTTCGCGCATAATGTAAAATAGGAATATGTGGTAGGCACAGAAAAATAGCGCGAGTAATCCAATCTGGACGGGAATTAACCGAATCGCTGTTTGGATACGCTGTTGTAAGTGTTTCATTTTTTCTTATACGGCTTTATCGGTTTGCACTGCCCCCAACTGCTGCGCTGCTTCTAACAACGCATTCGCCAAAAATTCCGGGTTCACTTCGTCTTTTCCTCGGAAGGTACGCACGCGTTCACCACGAACTTTTAGAACGGCAAGTTCCTTACCGCCCAAATGGATGCCTACTTCAGCGTTCCGTGTCTCACCAGGTCCGTTGACTTCACATCCCATCACTGCCACTGGGATATTAATACCGTGTTTCTCTAAAAGTTCCTCAGCGACAGCGACGATATTCTCATAACCTGCGTTAGGGTCGCCGCGTCCACAGAACGGGCAAGAAACAACGTCGAGCATGTCTTCTGCCATACCGAGTGCGCGGAGGAGTTCTTTGGCAGTCAAGACCTCTTCAACCGGATCGCCGGTAATCGAGATGCGGATGGTGTCGCCAATCCCTTCCATCAAGAGCGTGCCGATGCCGAGCGTCGATTTGACATGCGCCCGTCGAGGCGTACCGGCTTCCGTCACGCCAAGATGCAACGGATATAGGACTTTCGCTGACAACTGACGGTTTGCTTCTATCATCCGAAGCGGATCACTCGACTTGACGGAGATCGCGATGTCTCTGAAATCGTGCTCTTCACAGATATTGACATGCCGCATCGCGCTTTCCACCAAAGCCTCCGCTGTTGGGGAGGGATATTTCTCTAACAAATCCTTCTCAAGCGATCCCTCGTTAACGCCGATACGGATCGGGATATTCGCTGCTTTCGCTGCAGATAGCACCTCCGCAATCCGTTTCTCACTACCGATGTTGCCCGGATTGATGCGAACCTTGGCTACACCTGCATCCACCGCCGCGAGTGCGTACCGGTAGTTGAAGTGGATATCCGACACTATCGGGACTGGAGAGCGTTTCACAAGCGGACCGAGTGCCTTTGCGTCCGGTTCTGCAGGGACAGCGACACGGACGATCTGTGCGCCTGCCTCTGCGCATCGCTCTACCTGTGCCAGCGTGGCATCAACGTCGTGTGTCAGCGTGGTTGTCATCGTCTGGATAGAGATGGGGCTGCCACCACCGATCGGGATGTTCCCTACCATGATTTTTCGTGTAGGGCGTTTGTTGCTGAGTTGTATGAGTTCTTTCATATTTTTTCTGGTTATTAGTTATCGGTTGTTAGTTGTCGGTTAAGAGGTGCTTTTGTAATCCATCCAAATTTTGCTCACACGCAGAAACCAAATTTGTCTTGCTTTAGATTCTTGGCGTACTCCAAGAATGGGTGAATTGTTACATAGAAATCTCTTAACTGATAGCCGATAACTGACCCCTGACGACTTTTAAAGCCGTGATAAATTTTTCGTTTTCCTGCTGTGTCCCGATCGTCACACGCACCGCATCTGAATAGCCGTAGCCCGCTATCGGACGGACGATAACGCCCTTTCTCAGAAGCGCGTCGGCGACATCTGCGCCCGATTGATCGACGTGTAACATGATGAAATTGCCCTCAGTCTCGCGATACCGAAGTCTAAGCTCATCAAAAGCATTGTAAAGGAAGGTTTTACCGATGTTGTTGTGTTCTTGGCTCCTCACGACGTGATCGGTATCCTTCAGTGCTGCGCGTGCCGCTGCTTGCCCTATCAAACTGCAATTGAAGGGTTGGCGAACGCGATTCAATGTCTCAATCAGCGTAGGTGGCGCGATCCCGTATCCGACGCGCAATCCAGCAAGCCCATAGATTTTAGAGAACGTCCGAGTGATGACAAAGTTCCGTCCGTCCAGTACATAAGGGAGCGTCTGTGGATAGTCGGAACGTGAAACATACTCATAATAGGCTTCGTCAAAAACAACCAGCACATCGTTGGGCACCTGCTCCATAAACGCCGCTGTCTCATCTGCTGTGACCATCGTACCTGTAGGGTTATTCGGATTCGCGACAAAGATCACCTTCGTCTTATCGGTAATTGCCGCTGCCATGGCGGCGAGGTCATGTGTATCCTTCTGCATTGGTACGACGACTGCTGTCGCGCTGCAGAGTTTCGTTACAAGACTGTAGACGACGAACGCGCCCGCCGCATAGATTACCTCATCCTCAGGTGCAACATAAGCCTCAGCGATTAATTGCAGCACGTCATTCGATCCGTTCCCCAGAGTCAGGTGATCCTCAGAGATGCCGATATGTTGTGCGAGATCCTCTTTAAGGTAGTAAGCGTTACCATCGGGATAGAGATGCACCTGCGTGGCACTCTCGACAATCGCTTGCGTCGCCAATGGCGAGGGACCCAGCGGATTTTCGTTAGATGCCAGTTTGATAATATCGGTAATACCGAACTCGCGTTGGACCTCTTCGATCGGTTTCCCACCCTGATAGGGTTGAATCGTGTCAATGCTGGGTTTCGGTTTTAGCATAGCGTTTTGTTTCTCAATTCACTCGTCTCTCTTATTGCGAACGCATTCGCTGAACGCGTTCAAATACACTTCTATTATAACACACTCTCTCCTTTTTCAAAAAGGAATTTTTCACCGAAATGTCCGTACGCATAAACCACTCATAATTGACTTTCACGCGGAAATCTGATATAATACCTTTCACCTGAAACAATAGGAGAAAAACATGAGACGATTTGGAACGCAAGGTCCCGTCAACCCCCAAGATAACTACGTTGTTGCACGGAATGAGGAACTCACCGATTTCATCGATCGCGTTAAACAGGGACGATATATCGTGCTGTTCGCACCCAGACAGACCGGTAAAAAGACGTTTTTCCAAGATGCTCTCAAAGTACTTGCAGCCGAAGGGACAGACTATTTCCCAATACAACTTAATTTTGAAGAGTACGAATACATAACACCCATAGAGTTCTATCAATCACTTTGTAGAGAAATCTGTAGGGAAATCCAGAAGGTCTTCCGCGTCCGTGGCGATCAGATATCTTCGGAACTCGACAATTTTTTGGTGAACGCGCAGATGACAAATCATCTCTCAATGCGTGAATTTTTTGAACACTTCACCCGCTTCGCGGAGCATCAACGGGTCGTTCTCATTGTTGACGAATTTGACGGCATTCCACGAGATGCGCTCAACGGATTCCTCCGTTCGCTTCGCCGGATATACCTCACTGGACGCGAAGGACGCGCACCCTATAGCGTAGGTATTGTCGGGGTTAAAAATATCACACAACTCAACTACGATCGTTCGATCTCGCCGTTCAATATACAAGACGAATTCACGCTGCCAAACTTCAGTATAGAACAGGTACATGAACTCCTTACCCAGTACACCGATGAAGTCGGACAGCAATTCGCGCCGAAAGTCGTTGAGAAGGTTCATAAACAGACAGCAGGACAACCCTTTCTCGTCAATAGGTTTGCACAGATTCTCACAGAGGAATTAGGTATCCCAAAAACTGAGACGATTCAGATGTCTCACTTTTCACAAGCACACGAACAACTCTTGTCGGAGAGAAACACCAACATTTCACACCTTATTACAAATGTTCTCAGAGATCCACGTTTTGAAAAGATGCTTATGCGTATCGCCTTTTATCAAGAAAGCAGACGCTTCAATTTCGACGATGACATTATCAGTGAGTTAGCAACTTACGGTATCATTGGAGCAGATAAAGGCGGAATGTGTCAGATTCTCAACCCAATCTATTTACATCGGGTTTTGCAAGCATTCCAACCACTGATAAATGGACTTGAGGACGAATACTTCTCCCAAGACGGTCCCGTTGACTTTTCGGAATATATGACAGCCACCGGACAACTTCAGATGCGCACCCTCATGGAAAACTTCAAAGATTTCATCGCACGCGCCGGATTCAGAATACTCCAAGTCCCGGATACACCACAAGAATTCGTAGGGCAATATCTCCTGTTTGCCTATCTCGATGAATTTGTGAAAATCGTTGGTGCGGCTATGTACTTAGAAGTTCCAACCGGTAGAGGCAGAGCCGATCTCGTCATTTCTCACAGTGGACAGACATACGTTGTTGAAACGAAGGTGTGGCGTAGTGAACGAAGCTATCAGGCAGGCAAGCAACAACTCGCAGCATACCTTAAATTGGAAAACGCAACGGAAGGCTACTATATGGTGTTTGATTATCGCGAAACCCCAGAGCCGCGTGCGGAAACAGATACAGTTGATGATTGCACAATTCACAGTTATGTCATTCCAGTCCTCCAAGCTGCTATAAACATATCGTCCCTACGGGACTGAAGAGGATTTTGGCATATATACGGTTTATGCCTAAGATCCGGTGCGGTTAGGAAACCGCACCTACCGGGCTTGGTAGTGAGGATTCAATCAAAAAACGGAGAATTGAATGCCTCTGGTCCAAAATATCTGATCGCTTGACAAAAAAATGGATTTCGCTAAAATAGTGCAGGATTGTAATTCTCACTATACCATTTGCGCATGCTTAGCATACGAAAGGAAAACTCATGACACAAACACCACCAGAATCGGCAGTTGTTCTCTTTGACGGCACAGACCTCAGCAACTGGACAAGCCTCGATGGCAGCGAACCGGGTTGGGAAGTCGAAGACGACGCAATGCTCGTCATCCCACGTACCGGCGACATAATAAGCAAAGAAACCTTTACGGATCACTTCGTCCATATCGAATTTAGGTGTCCCGATATGCCTGAAGCCTCCGGACAGGCAAAAGGCAACAGCGGCGTATTCCTCCAAGGTAGATATGAAGTTCAGGTTTTGGATTCCTACGGTATCGATGTCCCCGGCATGGGCGACTGCGGCGCAATTTACAACCAGTTCGCACCGCTCGTCAACGCTTGTAAACCACCCCTCGAATGGCAGTCTTACGATATTACCTTCCGCGCACCGCGTTTCAACGACGCAGGTGAGATGTCTGAAGGACCCCGCATCACTGTGATTCAGAACGGTTTGGTCATCATCAATAACGCGCAGCTCGCTAGTACAACAGGCGGTAGCGTGGGTGAGGCTGCCGAGCCAGGACCACTCCGTTTGCAAGATCACGGCAACGATGTCAGGTATCGGAACGTCTGGGCAGTTGCACTTCCACTTGAAGGCTCGGATCAGTATTAGAGGAATAGTGGTCAGTTGTCAGGACTCAGTTGTCAGTTAAGAGGTTTTGAGAGTATCCCAACTCTCTTTCTCTCACTGCGAGGCAAACAGAACGGTTTTTCGCAGAAAAACCGTTCTGATAACTGATAACTGAAAGATTTTTCGCAGAAAAATCGTACTGAAAACTGATAACTCACAGAGAGGAATTTTATGGAAACCAATCAAGATCTACCTACAATTCCGAGACGACGATTGGGAAGGACGGAATTGAGTATCCCTGTGGTTCCGTTCGGTACGCAGGGGTTCGGAAATAACTTTGGCTTCGTTTCTGATGAAGAGGCTGTCGCACTCATCAAACACTCGGTGTCGATCGGTGTGAACCATTTTGATTGTGCGCGCTGTTATGGGGATTCCATGCGGAAACTCGGTCTGGCGATGAAGGAGATTCCGCGTGAGGATGTCATCATTACCGGACGGCTCTGTTGCCACTCCGCAGCAGAGTGGGGTGGCTACGGACAGGGTAGACCCGAT
This DNA window, taken from Candidatus Poribacteria bacterium, encodes the following:
- the hisC gene encoding histidinol-phosphate transaminase produces the protein MLKPKPSIDTIQPYQGGKPIEEVQREFGITDIIKLASNENPLGPSPLATQAIVESATQVHLYPDGNAYYLKEDLAQHIGISEDHLTLGNGSNDVLQLIAEAYVAPEDEVIYAAGAFVVYSLVTKLCSATAVVVPMQKDTHDLAAMAAAITDKTKVIFVANPNNPTGTMVTADETAAFMEQVPNDVLVVFDEAYYEYVSRSDYPQTLPYVLDGRNFVITRTFSKIYGLAGLRVGYGIAPPTLIETLNRVRQPFNCSLIGQAAARAALKDTDHVVRSQEHNNIGKTFLYNAFDELRLRYRETEGNFIMLHVDQSGADVADALLRKGVIVRPIAGYGYSDAVRVTIGTQQENEKFITALKVVRGQLSAIS
- a CDS encoding DUF1080 domain-containing protein is translated as MTQTPPESAVVLFDGTDLSNWTSLDGSEPGWEVEDDAMLVIPRTGDIISKETFTDHFVHIEFRCPDMPEASGQAKGNSGVFLQGRYEVQVLDSYGIDVPGMGDCGAIYNQFAPLVNACKPPLEWQSYDITFRAPRFNDAGEMSEGPRITVIQNGLVIINNAQLASTTGGSVGEAAEPGPLRLQDHGNDVRYRNVWAVALPLEGSDQY
- the ispG gene encoding flavodoxin-dependent (E)-4-hydroxy-3-methylbut-2-enyl-diphosphate synthase — its product is MKELIQLSNKRPTRKIMVGNIPIGGGSPISIQTMTTTLTHDVDATLAQVERCAEAGAQIVRVAVPAEPDAKALGPLVKRSPVPIVSDIHFNYRYALAAVDAGVAKVRINPGNIGSEKRIAEVLSAAKAANIPIRIGVNEGSLEKDLLEKYPSPTAEALVESAMRHVNICEEHDFRDIAISVKSSDPLRMIEANRQLSAKVLYPLHLGVTEAGTPRRAHVKSTLGIGTLLMEGIGDTIRISITGDPVEEVLTAKELLRALGMAEDMLDVVSCPFCGRGDPNAGYENIVAVAEELLEKHGINIPVAVMGCEVNGPGETRNAEVGIHLGGKELAVLKVRGERVRTFRGKDEVNPEFLANALLEAAQQLGAVQTDKAV
- a CDS encoding AAA-like domain-containing protein gives rise to the protein MRRFGTQGPVNPQDNYVVARNEELTDFIDRVKQGRYIVLFAPRQTGKKTFFQDALKVLAAEGTDYFPIQLNFEEYEYITPIEFYQSLCREICREIQKVFRVRGDQISSELDNFLVNAQMTNHLSMREFFEHFTRFAEHQRVVLIVDEFDGIPRDALNGFLRSLRRIYLTGREGRAPYSVGIVGVKNITQLNYDRSISPFNIQDEFTLPNFSIEQVHELLTQYTDEVGQQFAPKVVEKVHKQTAGQPFLVNRFAQILTEELGIPKTETIQMSHFSQAHEQLLSERNTNISHLITNVLRDPRFEKMLMRIAFYQESRRFNFDDDIISELATYGIIGADKGGMCQILNPIYLHRVLQAFQPLINGLEDEYFSQDGPVDFSEYMTATGQLQMRTLMENFKDFIARAGFRILQVPDTPQEFVGQYLLFAYLDEFVKIVGAAMYLEVPTGRGRADLVISHSGQTYVVETKVWRSERSYQAGKQQLAAYLKLENATEGYYMVFDYRETPEPRAETDTVDDCTIHSYVIPVLQAAINISSLRD